In Xanthocytophaga agilis, a genomic segment contains:
- a CDS encoding permease prefix domain 2-containing transporter, whose product MEDIPQPPKWIDRIIRWRLSDTNYEDMLGDLHELYEIWVAEIGVKKARYQYIRQVFGFIRPLPVREQKQLSELPPSLLYTSFNPSPMSMIRNYFKVSFRNLTRNKGYSFINIGGLSIGMTVAMLIGLWVYDEISFNSYHENHDSIARVLRNGTANGKHLQYNTYPMH is encoded by the coding sequence ATGGAAGACATACCACAGCCACCTAAATGGATAGACCGCATCATCAGATGGCGTTTGTCTGACACCAACTATGAAGATATGTTGGGTGATTTGCATGAATTATATGAGATATGGGTTGCTGAAATAGGAGTAAAGAAAGCTCGCTATCAGTATATACGTCAGGTATTTGGGTTTATAAGGCCATTGCCAGTTAGAGAACAAAAACAATTATCAGAGCTTCCTCCCTCTCTGTTATACACATCATTTAATCCAAGTCCAATGAGTATGATTCGTAACTACTTTAAAGTCTCCTTTCGGAATCTGACCCGAAACAAAGGATATTCTTTTATCAACATTGGTGGACTCTCTATAGGGATGACTGTGGCTATGCTTATCGGACTATGGGTCTATGATGAAATATCATTTAATTCATATCATGAAAATCATGATTCTATTGCTCGAGTACTTCGAAATGGTACTGCCAATGGGAAACATTTACAGTACAATACTTACCCTATGCACTAG
- a CDS encoding PadR family transcriptional regulator translates to MNRDYLGEFEELILLTVAFMDGAAYGAAIHQDIRQRTGRSVQLSAVHIALYRLEEKKLVTSEIGGATAQRGGRRKRFFTITHEGRHILSEIRQVREQLWQLIPKMI, encoded by the coding sequence ATGAATAGAGACTATCTGGGTGAATTTGAAGAACTGATATTATTGACTGTTGCTTTTATGGATGGAGCAGCCTACGGTGCAGCGATCCATCAGGACATTCGGCAACGAACTGGACGATCTGTTCAGTTAAGTGCAGTGCATATTGCCTTGTATCGGTTGGAAGAAAAAAAACTGGTTACCTCTGAGATTGGTGGAGCAACCGCTCAAAGAGGTGGTAGAAGGAAACGATTCTTTACAATTACGCACGAGGGGAGGCATATTCTGAGTGAAATCCGTCAGGTGCGTGAACAACTCTGGCAACTGATTCCCAAGATGATCTAA
- a CDS encoding phosphosulfolactate synthase: protein MNAESYLNYHLTQLPERAVKPREAGLTMVMDKGMSLREASDFIEKGSELTDLVKLGWATSYLTPNLRKKLALYREAGLPVYFGGTLFEAFVIRNQFDDYRRLLDEFGMTHAEVSDGSIEMPHQEKCYYIEALSQQVTVISEVGSKDGEKIIPPYKWISMMNAEKQAGAWKVIAEARESGTAGIFRSNGEVRPGLVDEILSQIPPEYIIWETPQKAQQVWFVKLLGANVNLGNIEPNEVISVETIRLGLRGDTFLTFIN from the coding sequence ATGAATGCAGAATCGTATTTAAACTATCATCTGACGCAGCTTCCTGAAAGAGCTGTGAAACCTCGTGAGGCAGGTTTGACAATGGTTATGGATAAGGGAATGAGTTTGCGGGAGGCAAGTGATTTTATAGAAAAAGGATCTGAATTGACAGATCTTGTAAAATTAGGCTGGGCTACTTCTTATCTGACACCTAATTTAAGGAAGAAATTGGCTTTATACAGAGAGGCAGGATTACCTGTATATTTTGGTGGAACCTTATTTGAAGCATTTGTTATTCGTAATCAATTTGATGATTATCGAAGATTGCTGGATGAGTTTGGTATGACTCATGCAGAGGTATCAGATGGATCTATTGAGATGCCTCATCAGGAGAAATGTTATTATATAGAAGCTCTGTCTCAACAGGTAACAGTCATCTCTGAAGTAGGATCAAAGGATGGAGAAAAGATAATTCCACCTTATAAATGGATTTCTATGATGAATGCCGAAAAGCAGGCAGGAGCATGGAAAGTAATTGCAGAAGCCAGAGAATCTGGAACTGCAGGTATTTTTAGAAGTAATGGGGAGGTTCGTCCTGGTCTGGTAGATGAAATCTTATCTCAGATCCCACCAGAATATATCATCTGGGAAACGCCACAAAAAGCACAACAGGTTTGGTTTGTAAAATTGTTGGGGGCAAATGTGAATCTGGGAAATATTGAACCAAATGAAGTTATCTCTGTAGAGACAATCCGATTAGGGTTACGAGGTGATACTTTTCTTACGTTCATTAATTAG
- a CDS encoding redoxin domain-containing protein, producing MQSHINARSLPFIPDFQPEFAFENSIADYSTRFFAEKTLIPQPLTVGEKAPSAELSRQQGVWQQLPGHLFSHSTVSIADLVEYKPLVISFYTPAWGEYSKLHLDLLDRSHQKISGLGGQLLVLTPLETDEISKLIKETGLQFNFIHDQNNQVAERFGVYSSIYPFWQRISGINGEVPFPATFVIASNEVVVHSFYTEDLSNLYDIREVLTAIYTVRDIRQSA from the coding sequence ATGCAATCTCATATAAATGCCCGATCTCTTCCTTTTATTCCTGATTTTCAACCTGAATTTGCATTTGAAAACTCAATAGCGGATTATTCAACACGTTTTTTTGCTGAAAAGACTCTTATCCCTCAACCACTAACAGTTGGCGAAAAAGCTCCTTCAGCTGAATTATCACGTCAACAAGGTGTATGGCAACAGCTACCTGGACACTTATTCTCTCATTCAACAGTATCTATTGCTGACTTGGTTGAGTACAAACCACTGGTTATTAGCTTTTATACTCCAGCGTGGGGAGAATATAGCAAGTTACATCTGGACTTATTAGATAGATCACATCAAAAAATTTCAGGGCTTGGAGGACAACTACTTGTACTAACTCCTTTGGAGACAGATGAAATATCCAAGCTTATCAAAGAGACCGGATTACAGTTTAACTTCATTCATGATCAGAATAATCAGGTAGCAGAGCGGTTTGGGGTATATTCCTCTATTTATCCTTTCTGGCAACGTATTTCTGGTATTAATGGAGAAGTACCATTTCCTGCTACATTTGTAATTGCCTCGAACGAAGTTGTCGTGCATAGTTTCTATACGGAAGATCTTAGTAATCTTTATGATATTCGAGAGGTCCTTACTGCTATCTATACAGTGAGGGATATTCGACAAAGTGCCTGA
- a CDS encoding sterol desaturase family protein, protein MKLNYLAFAIPIFLLFTALEYWVARKQQKEDYFHFDRSIVNISIGIAERLADLFTVGIFYYFYTYIHTHFALFDIKPSILLWLALFLCTDFVWYWYHRLAHEISLLWSVHVVHHQSEDFNYTVSARITVFQALVRVVFWSVLPWIGFPPEMITSILLIHGAYPFFIHTRTIGKLGILEYILVTPSHHRVHHASDEHYLDKNYGDVLIIWDKIFGTFVEEKEEPHYGLTKPLNSHSFLWQHFHFILELMYTVKHTQGWGNKIKIIFGGPDLVPEYVREKLEQRFLFNKSVNASGIRFKNYVIWQIGSVLLSLFLVILFEHQISLSLQIGVALLIVLTLINCGAILEQRTWVFYLEYTRLATATLFAYIYFGPTSIVVFGSLFVVTLICFFTWFEKQYLRLIYGSAVAS, encoded by the coding sequence ATGAAATTAAATTATCTGGCATTTGCAATTCCCATTTTCTTATTGTTTACAGCATTAGAATATTGGGTCGCAAGAAAACAACAGAAAGAAGATTATTTCCATTTTGACAGGTCTATTGTCAATATAAGTATTGGCATTGCTGAAAGACTTGCAGATTTATTTACAGTTGGTATTTTCTATTATTTCTATACATACATACACACTCACTTTGCTTTATTTGATATCAAACCAAGCATATTATTGTGGCTGGCATTGTTCCTATGCACTGATTTTGTCTGGTATTGGTATCATCGTCTGGCTCATGAAATTAGCTTATTATGGAGTGTACATGTAGTACATCATCAAAGTGAAGATTTTAACTATACTGTTTCTGCACGTATTACTGTTTTTCAGGCATTGGTTCGGGTTGTTTTTTGGTCTGTACTACCCTGGATCGGGTTTCCACCAGAGATGATTACAAGTATTTTATTAATTCATGGTGCATATCCTTTCTTCATTCATACACGTACTATTGGCAAACTGGGAATACTGGAATATATATTGGTAACTCCTTCTCATCATCGGGTGCATCATGCTTCAGATGAGCATTATCTGGACAAGAACTATGGAGATGTTCTTATTATCTGGGATAAGATTTTCGGGACTTTTGTTGAAGAAAAGGAAGAACCTCATTATGGTTTAACGAAGCCATTGAACAGTCATAGCTTTTTATGGCAGCACTTCCATTTTATACTGGAACTAATGTATACAGTCAAACATACCCAAGGGTGGGGCAATAAAATAAAAATCATTTTTGGTGGTCCTGATCTGGTTCCTGAATATGTAAGAGAGAAATTGGAACAAAGATTCCTTTTTAATAAGTCAGTAAATGCTAGTGGTATACGATTTAAAAATTATGTCATATGGCAGATTGGAAGTGTACTTCTTAGTTTGTTTCTGGTTATTTTATTTGAGCATCAGATTTCACTTAGCCTACAGATAGGAGTAGCACTATTAATAGTATTGACACTCATTAATTGTGGTGCCATTCTAGAACAGCGGACATGGGTCTTTTACCTGGAATATACGCGGTTGGCAACAGCTACATTATTTGCCTATATATATTTTGGGCCAACAAGTATAGTTGTATTTGGTAGCCTGTTTGTAGTAACTCTGATCTGCTTCTTTACTTGGTTTGAAAAACAGTATCTGCGTTTGATCTATGGTTCTGCTGTTGCATCTTAA
- a CDS encoding cysteine desulfurase family protein → MEIYFDNAATTPLDSQVLEAMLPYLGKHHGNPSSTHQYGRRAKDAVESARNTIATLLHASPEEIFFTSGATEANNLALAGSIHTLRFRHFITSPLEHDSVLKSLDFYRKNYQIRVSLVETDAWGRVNLGHLQYLLQKNPASFVSLMHGNNEIGNLNEIEEIGNICRTYKAVFHSDTVQTLGKRQLNLSKVPVHFLVGSAHKFHGPKGIGFLYVNKQIHLQPLIHGGSQEKSLRAGTENVAGIVGLSTALSLAYENLDDTQKYLQKLKGYLIRRLKEVFPQLTFNGDSDQQDKSLPSIVNIGFPALGDRALVDILNEKGIYVSGGSACSNLVEHGSHVLRQLGRNLELENIRFSFSKYNTLAEVDYLVKVLSNIYEPQNVLQYAGAVK, encoded by the coding sequence ATGGAAATATACTTCGATAATGCAGCTACAACACCTTTAGATTCGCAGGTATTAGAAGCTATGTTACCTTACTTAGGTAAGCATCATGGTAATCCTTCATCAACACATCAATATGGAAGACGGGCTAAAGACGCAGTAGAATCAGCCAGGAATACAATCGCTACTCTGTTACATGCTTCACCTGAAGAGATTTTCTTTACATCTGGAGCCACAGAAGCAAATAATCTGGCATTGGCAGGGAGTATTCACACGTTACGTTTCCGGCATTTTATAACAAGCCCTTTAGAACATGATTCAGTGTTAAAAAGCCTGGATTTTTATCGGAAGAATTATCAGATAAGAGTTAGTCTGGTTGAGACAGATGCATGGGGTAGAGTTAATCTTGGGCACCTTCAATACTTATTACAAAAGAATCCAGCATCCTTTGTAAGTCTGATGCACGGAAATAATGAAATTGGGAATCTGAATGAAATAGAAGAAATTGGAAATATATGTCGCACCTATAAAGCTGTTTTTCATTCTGATACGGTTCAGACATTAGGGAAAAGGCAGTTAAATCTATCAAAGGTCCCTGTTCATTTTTTAGTTGGTTCAGCCCATAAGTTTCATGGGCCCAAAGGAATTGGTTTTCTCTATGTAAATAAACAGATCCATTTGCAACCATTGATACATGGTGGCTCTCAGGAAAAAAGTTTGAGAGCGGGTACTGAAAATGTTGCTGGTATTGTAGGTTTGTCAACCGCCTTATCACTTGCCTATGAGAACCTGGATGACACACAGAAATATCTGCAAAAATTAAAAGGTTATCTTATCCGAAGATTGAAGGAAGTATTTCCTCAACTTACCTTTAATGGAGATAGCGATCAACAGGATAAGAGCCTTCCCTCTATTGTTAATATCGGGTTTCCTGCTTTAGGTGATAGAGCTTTGGTAGATATACTGAATGAAAAAGGAATATATGTATCAGGAGGAAGTGCTTGTTCAAATCTGGTAGAGCATGGTTCACATGTACTTAGACAGTTGGGGCGTAATCTGGAACTAGAGAATATTCGCTTCTCATTTAGTAAATACAATACCTTGGCAGAAGTGGATTACTTGGTTAAGGTTTTATCAAATATTTATGAACCCCAAAATGTATTACAGTATGCTGGTGCGGTTAAGTGA
- a CDS encoding DUF4468 domain-containing protein, with amino-acid sequence MKKLVLTIGIALISCVISIAQHAELMMFSGEIKVDKLEKEEIYKQLSSWQQEYMPKETIRESDRGAGEIKGTSYLVYNSNVHAASEVTKGFILFDFKFVAIEDGFRYQITNFRHEGKIRFHTILMTPSFPYKINAVEKPWYDLVWKDIRTQINQQMPKMVASVKDVVEKAALLAKNENEAKDTLLTQMGN; translated from the coding sequence ATGAAAAAACTAGTACTGACAATTGGTATTGCTTTAATTAGCTGTGTAATAAGCATTGCTCAACACGCTGAGTTAATGATGTTTTCAGGAGAGATTAAGGTAGATAAGCTAGAAAAAGAGGAGATTTACAAACAATTATCTTCCTGGCAGCAAGAATATATGCCTAAAGAAACCATACGAGAATCTGATAGAGGAGCAGGAGAAATAAAGGGAACATCTTATCTGGTCTATAATAGTAATGTACACGCAGCAAGTGAAGTTACTAAAGGTTTTATTTTGTTTGACTTTAAGTTTGTGGCTATAGAAGATGGTTTTCGTTATCAGATAACAAATTTTAGACATGAAGGAAAGATACGATTTCATACCATTCTGATGACTCCTAGCTTTCCCTATAAGATTAATGCAGTAGAGAAACCTTGGTATGATCTGGTTTGGAAAGATATAAGGACACAAATAAATCAACAAATGCCCAAGATGGTAGCTTCTGTAAAGGATGTTGTAGAGAAAGCTGCGTTGTTGGCTAAAAACGAAAATGAAGCAAAGGATACTCTACTAACTCAGATGGGAAATTAA
- a CDS encoding SOS response-associated peptidase — MYDRYSFSLPKEKIIRRFEIKVPGTIEPQYNISPGNTISVITDLQPKQLTKAIWGISENRKTPIHKVFIKQDTQKTTPQTTQLLTQRCIILADGFYLWKKVSYKSRIPYRITLKWNIPFAFAGVWQYDSQNNNQISCAMITTDANELIAPISTKIPLILPLEQEKAWLKTETTLQEILPLIKPYSSDQLRLFPVSGQINQLDLNTLEVTLPSQPTDQFGNYVLFE, encoded by the coding sequence ATGTACGATCGTTATTCCTTTAGTCTTCCAAAAGAAAAAATTATACGTCGTTTTGAGATAAAGGTCCCAGGAACCATAGAACCTCAATACAATATTTCTCCGGGAAATACTATATCTGTTATTACTGATCTGCAGCCTAAACAGTTGACAAAAGCGATATGGGGTATTTCAGAGAACAGAAAAACACCAATCCACAAGGTATTTATCAAACAGGATACTCAAAAGACAACTCCTCAAACAACCCAGTTACTCACACAACGTTGCATTATCCTTGCGGATGGATTTTATCTCTGGAAAAAAGTCTCCTATAAAAGTCGTATTCCTTACCGTATTACACTTAAGTGGAATATACCATTTGCCTTTGCAGGTGTATGGCAATATGACTCACAAAACAACAACCAGATCTCATGTGCCATGATTACCACAGATGCCAATGAACTAATTGCTCCTATCTCTACCAAAATACCTCTTATCCTTCCGCTTGAACAGGAAAAGGCCTGGTTAAAAACAGAGACTACACTACAAGAAATACTTCCTCTTATTAAACCCTATTCTAGTGATCAGCTCCGTTTGTTCCCTGTTTCGGGCCAGATTAATCAACTAGATCTTAATACGCTTGAAGTTACACTTCCATCTCAGCCAACAGATCAATTTGGTAATTATGTATTGTTTGAATAG